The following is a genomic window from Aminivibrio sp..
TCCTGTCGCCGAGATAAAACGCCATGTCACTGGCCCGTATGGTACTGCGAACGAAGGCGGAGTAGGCTTCAAGGAAGGAGTTTTCCTTCTCCTCCTGGTAGTTCAGTCCGGGAATATAAGTGAATTCTACGTCCAGAAGGATGCCGGAGAGCCACCTCCTGTAGCGGAAAGCCCTGTTGAGTTCCTCCGGAATACGGATGGAAGCGTATTCCGGAGAATAGAGACCGGTTACCGGGTCGTGAAGGGCAATCACTCCCCCGGTCGAGGCAGGTTTTTTCCGCTGTTCCGGCAATTCAACAAGGGCGAAAAAGAACAAATCGTCGAGAGGTGCCTTGAATATGGCGAATTCCTTGTTGCCAAGGCTGACGGAGTCTTCCCCGGGAATAAAAAAGTCGGTCACCGGCTTTCCCGCCGGCGCTGCGACCTGAACCAGGGAGGCAAATGCATCGTTTCCTTCAAGAATGATGCCCTGGGAGTCCGCGGTAAGAACGGGGAGAGGGAGATTCGCAATAGTCGGACCGGCGGGCCGGTCATAGACAGTTGCGGCCGGAAGGGGGTCAATCTCCCGGGAATGAGGTTTTCCCCGAAGAAAATGATTGAGGAGGATAATGGCACCGGAGACGGCGGAAAGCACCCCAAGCCATGAAATGATGGGGAGGGTACCTGATTCCAGGGAAACAACCGTGGCAATCATTCCCTGGGAAAGGAGCTGGATAGGATAGAGGAGATGAAAATTTTTCCTCCTGATGGCCGAGGCGTATGCGGCGCACAGAACAAAATAGACTGTCATAAGGAGCGCCCAGAAGGGCGCTCCTGTTTTCAAAGGCGCCGATTGTCCTCCGAGGAGGAAGAGCGCAACGGCGATCGGAAGGGATATGAACGGCGGGAAAGTGATCCAGGCGCTCATCGTGTGTACAGCTTCTCCGTCCTCATAACGGTGCCGTTACCTAAAAACGACGGTCTCCTCCGCAGGGAAGCTGATTCTGAAGAGGACCTCCACCCTTTTCTTCTCGCCGGGAGCAAGAGAAAGTTTCCACGACAGGATGCTTTCTTTATCCTGTTCGTCCGGCTTGGGTTCGATCTTTATGGTCTCGACCGAAATCTTTTCCCGGGCCGATACAGGAATTCTGTCCTTGAGGACCACGGAAATTTTCTTTTCAAGACCGTTGGTGATTTCAATGAAATAACCGTCTTCAAGCCGTCCCTTCCCTGTCCAGGTGCTCCCCTCCTTGGACACCATCTTCTCCCTGACGGCCTTTACCAGTGGCATCTTCCCGAAGGCCAGCAGGAGATCCGTTCCGGCCCCCTGTTCAGCGAGGCGTGTTTTCGCCGATAGCCTCCCGTCAACGGAAAGCTCTGCCGGACCGGGAAGGAGGGGAGTGGGGAGCTTCTTTGTTTCGGCCGTAATCCATGCCTCTTCAGAAAGCACGGGAACCGACACTATTGAAACGTCGCTTTTCAGATCGAATTCTCCAAGAAGAAATTCCGCTTGTCGGTTGTCTCCGGGAAGCGTCCCCTTGGCCATGGTGGTCATGTCCGTCATAGCCGTGAGAATTTCCGGCGGGGCGGCCGGGGCGGGAACAGCAAGCTCGAAATTGGCCCTCGAGGATATCTCAGCCATTTCCTTCATCACGTCACTCCGTCTCACTTTTTTCGCCGCAAAATCGGCTACGAGCGGAGGAAGATCGGGAGGGGCAACCGTAGTGGACGGCACCGCGGTATGAAAAAAAAGGTCCCCTTCCAGAACAATCCCCGTATGCTGACGGGCTCCGGCT
Proteins encoded in this region:
- a CDS encoding diguanylate cyclase, which codes for MTVYFVLCAAYASAIRRKNFHLLYPIQLLSQGMIATVVSLESGTLPIISWLGVLSAVSGAIILLNHFLRGKPHSREIDPLPAATVYDRPAGPTIANLPLPVLTADSQGIILEGNDAFASLVQVAAPAGKPVTDFFIPGEDSVSLGNKEFAIFKAPLDDLFFFALVELPEQRKKPASTGGVIALHDPVTGLYSPEYASIRIPEELNRAFRYRRWLSGILLDVEFTYIPGLNYQEEKENSFLEAYSAFVRSTIRASDMAFYLGDRKILILLPETPQQGAKDASLKLLDLPDSLQELKKTFPFSVEIEYGFVYYSGNYPMTKDQFLEKLYSNLEGTLE
- a CDS encoding DUF4139 domain-containing protein; the protein is MKFACTVLATYAMVLFGFAGFGSAEPILPDVAKVDLYPRGARVLFSVPVAPHVNFDLPGSFDPSTVRPLPADGQKIMSFEATGVPRPGWIPEALRDLHAQIKENEKKLAVLTGRTSAIKQSFELLSGPLPKDLKGSDMPEYVDAARKTRENLETELIAVSAEMDETKKILDALTADFSSRMPPNSDTAVRISARVEGGDQLFVEAWTQQAGWNPFYRMNLDTPSGAIHSSLLAGARQHTGIVLEGDLFFHTAVPSTTVAPPDLPPLVADFAAKKVRRSDVMKEMAEISSRANFELAVPAPAAPPEILTAMTDMTTMAKGTLPGDNRQAEFLLGEFDLKSDVSIVSVPVLSEEAWITAETKKLPTPLLPGPAELSVDGRLSAKTRLAEQGAGTDLLLAFGKMPLVKAVREKMVSKEGSTWTGKGRLEDGYFIEITNGLEKKISVVLKDRIPVSAREKISVETIKIEPKPDEQDKESILSWKLSLAPGEKKRVEVLFRISFPAEETVVFR